Below is a genomic region from Vicinamibacteria bacterium.
AGGAAGCGCACGAGATGGTCCTGGTAGTCGAGACCCGCGTGGAAGTGTTCCCGGACCTCTCGTGCGCCGCCACGCTCGAGGCGGTCGTAGAGCGTCTTGTCGTACGTGTAGTCGAATCCCTGCTGTTGGAGTGTCCACTCGAGATCCCAGTAGACCTCGGCGAGGAAGAGAAAGCCCGGAATTTCCTTGCGAATGGCGGCGGTTGCCCACGGCCAGAACGGCCGGGCCAGGATGCCCCAGGTTCTCTCGAAGACTTCGGGAAGGACGAGCATCGCCATATCGCAACGCACTCCGTCGCATTGCCGGGAGATCCGAGATAGCTCGCCCAGCATCGCGTCCTGAAGCTCCGGACTGCCATAGTTCAACTGGAACGTGTCGGGCCAGCCGTCGAAATACGGGTCGCGGCCGTATGCGAGGATCCGCTCGCCAGCGCGGCCCCAGTTCTGTGGTTTTCCGGCCATCTGCTCTTCGGTCCCCGGTACGAAGTACTCGGGGTGCTGCACGACCCAGGCGTGGTCCGGTGCCATGTGGTTGGGGACGAAGTCGAGGATCAGACGGAGACCGCGGCTCCGGAGCCGCTCCCGCAGGCGTGCGAGAGCATCGTCACCGCCGAAGTCCTCGTGGACCCGGTAGTCGCGTACGGCGAAGCAGGAACCGGTGACGTCTTCCTCGCGAAGGTCGCCGAGGACCCGCCGATACTCGTCGAGCCATTCCGCCTTGGACCGGGAGACGCGCCGCGCCGCATCACCCGTCTGCCAGACTCCGAGGAACCAGACCAAGCAGAAGCCATCGGCGGCCATCTGGTCCAACTCGTTGTCCGACACGTCGTCGAGCGTAGCCGGGCGACCCAGATCGTTCGAGAGCTCGGAAAGCCGCACGCGCGTGTTGATTTGCAGTAGCGAAGGATATCGAGTAAGTCCCATGTGTGGAGACGGGCCCGTCAACGGTTGAGGCGCGGTCGCGCCTTCCGCTCGAATGCCGCCTCCTTCCCCACCTCGAGAAACCGTGG
It encodes:
- a CDS encoding alpha-amylase family glycosyl hydrolase, producing MGLTRYPSLLQINTRVRLSELSNDLGRPATLDDVSDNELDQMAADGFCLVWFLGVWQTGDAARRVSRSKAEWLDEYRRVLGDLREEDVTGSCFAVRDYRVHEDFGGDDALARLRERLRSRGLRLILDFVPNHMAPDHAWVVQHPEYFVPGTEEQMAGKPQNWGRAGERILAYGRDPYFDGWPDTFQLNYGSPELQDAMLGELSRISRQCDGVRCDMAMLVLPEVFERTWGILARPFWPWATAAIRKEIPGFLFLAEVYWDLEWTLQQQGFDYTYDKTLYDRLERGGAREVREHFHAGLDYQDHLVRFLENHDEPRAAATFPEHDVHRAAAVLTFFSPGLRFFHQGQREGRKVRIPVHLGRGTSEPVDEAIRDFYAQLLRCLRDPAFHEGSWQLLECRPAWDGNASWYAFIAFSWRGPGPRRRLVAVNYAPHRSQCYLDIPWNDLKGWSWRLADRMGDDVYDRAGDELQERGLYLDMPAWGSHVFAMEPLDDTGGPDA